A window of the Candidatus Neomarinimicrobiota bacterium genome harbors these coding sequences:
- a CDS encoding GIY-YIG nuclease family protein → MRDHNYHVYIMTNPANTVLYIGMTNTIERRVWEHKNHWIPGFTKKYNTIHLVYYEHFENVEEAIAREKQIKRWNRQKKEELIATLNPEWKDLAADWY, encoded by the coding sequence ATGCGCGACCACAACTACCACGTCTACATCATGACCAACCCCGCCAACACCGTGCTCTACATCGGTATGACTAACACCATCGAACGCCGCGTCTGGGAACACAAAAACCACTGGATCCCCGGGTTTACCAAAAAGTACAACACAATCCACCTCGTCTATTATGAACACTTTGAAAATGTAGAAGAAGCCATCGCCCGTGAAAAACAAATAAAACGGTGGAACCGTCAGAAGAAGGAAGAACTCATTGCCACCCTGAACCCCGAATGGAAAGATCTCGCCGCTGACTGGTATTAA